DNA from Amycolatopsis sp. DSM 110486:
TGCGGGAACACGCCGAACAGCACCCCGACGGCGGCGATCAGCCACACTTCGTTGGCCAGGAAGAACGGCCCGAGCGCACCCAGCGCCCGCCGTTGCTTCGCCTCGTCGCGGCCGAGGCCGGGCAGCAGGAAGCCCACGCCGTAGTCGTAGCCGGCCAGTGCGAAATACCCGCCGAGCAGCAGCCCGAGCACACCCCACCAGATGGTCGTCATCGTCAGACTCCGCTCAGTACGGGGAGTTCGGGCTCCGCGGGCGCCTCTTCCGGCTCCGGCCCACGCCGCGCGATCCGCGACAGCAGCACCCAGTCGGCCACGGCGAGCGCCGCGAACAGCACGCCGAACGCGATGAAGGAGAACAGGACCTGGCCGCCGGGCACGTCGGCGACCGCGTCGGCCGTGCGCAGCTTCCCCCAGATCAGCCACGGCTGGCGGCCGATCTCCCGCACGAGCCAGCCGCAGATCGCGGCCACGAACGGCAGCGCGATCGCCGGGACCATCAGGTAATGCAGGAACCGGGCGCACATCAGCCAATTGCGGATCAGCAGGATCGTGCCGGCCAGCGAGCACAGCAGCGCAACGAACCCGATCCCGATCATCGCCGCCAGTGGCACCCCGACGGCACTCTCGCCGAGCTTGTCCGGCTGGTACTTCGCGAGCTCGCCGAACTGCACGAAGCCCTGGTTGATCGTGACGATGCTGCCGATCAGCGCCGTGACCACGCCGAACCGCATCGAGCGGGTGAAGAAGTCGACCTCCGCGGTGCGCTTGAGGAAGTGGTACGCGCTCACGCCGGTCACGAAGAAGCCGCCGGTCATCAACGCGCCGCCGATGACGTGCGGCAGCGACGCCACGAGCGCGGGGTTGGTGAGCAGCGCGCCGAAGTCGTCGAGGTGCAGCACCCCGCCCTGCAAGTGGCTGCCGACCGGGTTCTGCAGGAACGAGTTGGCGACCATGATGAACAGCGCCGACGCGTACGCGGTGAGCGTGACCAGCCAGATCAGCGCCAGGTGCAGCCACTTGTTCAGCCGGCCCCAGCCGAAGATCCACAGCCCCAGGAATGTGGACTCGAGGAAGAACGCCACCAGCGTCTCGATCGCGAGCGGCGCGCCGAATACGTCGCCGGCGAATGTGGAAAGCCCGGTCCAGGTGAGCCCGAACTGGAATTCCATCACGATTCCGGTCGCGATGCCCAGCGCGTAATTGATCACATACAGCCGGCCCCAGAACCGGGTCATGCGGAGCAGCTGCGGAGTGCCGCTGATCGTCGCGCGTGTCTGCATGACCGCTGTCACGGTCACCAAGCCCAGCGTG
Protein-coding regions in this window:
- a CDS encoding cytochrome ubiquinol oxidase subunit I is translated as MDPLPIARLQFATTTSFHFLFVLLTLGLVTVTAVMQTRATISGTPQLLRMTRFWGRLYVINYALGIATGIVMEFQFGLTWTGLSTFAGDVFGAPLAIETLVAFFLESTFLGLWIFGWGRLNKWLHLALIWLVTLTAYASALFIMVANSFLQNPVGSHLQGGVLHLDDFGALLTNPALVASLPHVIGGALMTGGFFVTGVSAYHFLKRTAEVDFFTRSMRFGVVTALIGSIVTINQGFVQFGELAKYQPDKLGESAVGVPLAAMIGIGFVALLCSLAGTILLIRNWLMCARFLHYLMVPAIALPFVAAICGWLVREIGRQPWLIWGKLRTADAVADVPGGQVLFSFIAFGVLFAALAVADWVLLSRIARRGPEPEEAPAEPELPVLSGV